A section of the Malania oleifera isolate guangnan ecotype guangnan chromosome 2, ASM2987363v1, whole genome shotgun sequence genome encodes:
- the LOC131148893 gene encoding protein PAT1 homolog 1-like encodes MERSDGIKDPKDFPDSSSDNTLFDASQYAFFGHDAVEQVELGGLEDDGDDMPVFGPADDEYHLFERDESVGLESLSDIDDLTSTFAKLNRAVSGPRNPGVIGDRGSGSFSRESSSATDWAQEVDYSNWLDLQMFDADNALEGKRWSSQPHSSSSHLAESKPLYRASSYPQQQPQPHHFSSEPILVPKTSYTSFPPPGSRSQQASPHHSHYLNIPSSLAGGSQLPFSAPNLSHLSNSKLHLAGFPHGLPYGENIQFEPSGLSVNNRPHNHWVNQASLFQMDHCNLLNNILKQQLPRQNGLLSPQLISPHQQLQQQRLHHPFQSLAHFSALQSQIFNALPEPSHKPMLGLPDMRDHRPKSTHKGRQNIRFSQQGLDSSSQKSDGGLPQFRSKYMTAEEIECILKMQHSATHSNDPYIDDYYHQARLSKKAAGSRLKHHFCPAHLRELPSRGRSSTESHSCHQNDALARVPLSIRRPQPLLDGDLPSSSPGDGSAEQKLSEKPLEQEPMLAARIAIEDGLCLLLDVDDIDRLLQFSQPQDGGTQLRRRRQILLEGLAASLKLVDPLGKSGHTVELAPKDDLVFLRLVSLPKGRKLLSRFLQLLFPGGELARVVCMAIFRHLRYLFGGLPFDPAAAETITNLARTVSMCVNGMDLHALSACLIAVVCSSEQPPLRPIGSPAGDGASIVLKSVLERATELLTNLHAAGNCNISHRALWQASFDAFFSLLTKYCLSKYDSIVQSVFSQTQPSTEIIGSEATKAISREMPVELLRASLPHTDEHQRKLLLDFAQRSMPITGLNNRGGSNGQIASESVRV; translated from the exons AGTGTAGGTTTAGAGTCATTATCCGATATTGATGATCTGACGAGTACATTTGCAAAG TTGAACAGAGCTGTTAGTGGACCAAGAAATCCTGGAGTTATTGGTGATCGAGGATCTGGATCTTTTTCAAGGGAAA GTTCATCTGCTACTGATTGGGCACAGGAGGTAGATTACTCCAACTGGTTAGATTTGCAAATGTTTGATGCAGACAATGCTCTGGAAGGCAAAAGATGGTCGTCACAGCCACATTCCTCTTCTTCACATCTTGCAGAATCGAAGCCTTTGTACAGAGCATCGTCATACCCACAGCAGCAACCACAGCCGCACCACTTCTCTAGTGAGCCAATTCTAGTACCCAAAACATCTTACACTTCCTTCCCCCCTCCCGGCAGCAGATCACAACAGGCTTCGCCACACCATTCACATTACCTGAATATTCCATCATCACTTGCTGGTGGGTCTCAGCTGCCTTTTTCTGCACCAAACCTATCTCATTTGTCAAACTCTAAACTTCATTTGGCTGGCTTTCCTCATGGGTTGCCGTATGGAGAAAATATTCAGTTTGAACCTTCTGGTCTTTCTGTTAATAACCGTCCGCATAACCACTGGGTCAACCAAGCCAGCCTATTTCAGATGGACCACTGTAACCTCTTGAACAATATTTTGAAACAACAATTACCTCGTCAAAATGGGTTGCTTTCCCCACAATTAATATCACCACATCAACAACTGCAACAACAGAGGCTGCATCATCCTTTTCAATCATTGGCTCATTTTTCAGCATTGCAGTCCCAAATATTTAATGCCCTTCCAGAACCCTCCCATAAACCAATGCTTGGATTGCCTGATATGAGAGATCATAGACCTAAATCAACACACAAAGGAAGACAGAATATACGATTTAGTCAACAAGGCTTGGATTCTAGTAGCCAAAAGAGTGATGGTGGGTTGCCACAATTTAGATCCAAGTATATGACTGCTGAAGAAATAGAGTGTATTCTTAAAATGCAACATTCTGCAACACATAGCAATGACCCTTACATAGATGATTATTACCACCAAGCTCGTCTTTCGAAAAAAGCTGCTGGATCGAGGTTGAAACACCATTTCTGCCCAGCTCATCTAAGGGAGCTTCCTTCTAGAGGCCGTAGTAGTACAGAGTCACATTCTTGTCATCAGAATGATGCTCTAGCAAGGGTTCCATTGTCCATACGTAGGCCTCAGCCTCTCCTTGATGGTGACTTACCTTCCTCTAGCCCTGGGGATGGAAGCGCCGAACAGAAACTCTCTGAGAAGCCCCTGGAACAGGAACCAATGCTTGCAGCTAGAATTGCCATTGAGGATGGCCTTTGTCTTCTTCTTGATGTAGATGACATTGACCGTCTTCTACAATTTAGTCAACCACAAGATGGTGGGACTCAACTCAGGAGGCGGCGTCAAATCCTGCTTGAAGGGTTGGCAGCCTCACTAAAGCTTGTTGATCCACTTGGAAAAAGTGGCCACACGGTTGAACTGGCTCCAAAGGATGACCTTGTGTTCCTTCGGTTAGTGTCTCTTCCGAAGGGCCGAAAGCTTCTTTCTAGGTTCCTCCAGCTTCTCTTCCCTGGAGGAGAGCTAGCTCGAGTGGTTTGTATGGCTATTTTTCGTCACTTGAGGTATTTGTTTGGAGGTCTTCCCTTTGATCCAGCTGCAGCTGAGACAATCACGAACCTTGCAAGAACAGTTTCTATGTGTGTTAATGGTATGGATCTTCATGCACTCAGCGCCTGTCTCATTGCTGTAGTCTGTTCTTCAGAACAGCCACCACTCCGCCCTATTGGTAGCCCTGCAGGAGATGGTGCCTCTATCGTCTTAAAATCTGTACTTGAAAGGGCAACTGAACTCTTAACTAATCTCCATGCAGCTGGAAACTGTAATATTTCTCATCGTGCACTTTGGCAGGCTTCATTTGATGCCTTTTTCAGTCTTCTCACCAAGTACTGTCTCAGTAAATATGACAGTATAGTGCAATCAGTATTTAGCCAGACCCAGCCAAGCACAGAAATAATTGGTTCAGAGGCTACAAAAGCCATAAGCAGGGAAATGCCTGTAGAGCTTTTACGTGCAAGTCTTCCTCACACTGACGAGCACCAGCGGAAGCTTTTGTTGGATTTTGCTCAGAGATCAATGCCTATCACTGGGCTTAACAATCGGGGTGGGAGCAATGGCCAGATAGCTTCTGAATCAGTGAGGGTCTAA